A single Carnobacterium alterfunditum DSM 5972 DNA region contains:
- a CDS encoding CAP-associated domain-containing protein → MKTFLRAMPLVFIMLLIVYWLPEVISKNPTDIITPKEESESIQSESFDYQTTDLEPEQLPVLGLGGYIGKNVESFTENFGDPKRIDPTIYGDEQWIFGEHETDYIQLGVKNGVITDLFALGSDLNVAPFEIGMSITEVFQIASFYPTYSVESQDKQVTLELTESDLNYRPLIAFDNQTFAVLMMDRSTNQITAVRYLDASSLLRLGVYDDGSVVNDDDSIDIDEANQKAISEANKKQVYEILNILRQRYELSVLNASEALSEAAQTIFIDQEMQLTLDGDAQLEEEGSFAETSGLSSTETYILDDRSRYVEDNTNQEFQPLTSEQIEHTLQKTNLELDEVRILYSNQKTDMTWLVTNWLTLEIERKFLMDARMTEIGVAYRGNDILLILH, encoded by the coding sequence GTGAAGACATTTTTAAGAGCTATGCCGCTGGTTTTTATTATGCTTCTTATTGTTTACTGGTTACCGGAAGTTATTTCAAAAAATCCAACGGATATTATCACACCAAAAGAAGAAAGTGAATCCATTCAATCCGAATCTTTTGACTATCAAACAACTGATTTAGAACCGGAACAGCTTCCCGTTTTAGGGTTAGGCGGTTATATAGGTAAAAATGTTGAAAGTTTCACAGAAAATTTTGGGGATCCAAAACGAATAGATCCAACGATATATGGTGATGAACAGTGGATATTTGGAGAACATGAAACAGATTATATCCAATTAGGCGTTAAAAATGGAGTAATAACAGATTTATTTGCATTGGGATCTGATTTAAATGTTGCTCCCTTCGAAATTGGTATGTCTATTACAGAAGTATTTCAAATTGCTAGTTTTTATCCAACTTATTCTGTTGAGAGTCAAGATAAACAAGTAACTTTAGAATTAACAGAAAGCGACTTGAATTATCGTCCTTTGATTGCTTTTGATAACCAAACATTCGCAGTATTGATGATGGATCGTTCAACGAACCAGATTACTGCTGTTCGTTATTTAGATGCTTCGTCCTTGCTTCGTTTAGGAGTGTATGATGATGGTTCTGTAGTAAATGATGATGATTCTATAGATATAGATGAAGCCAATCAAAAAGCAATCAGCGAAGCCAACAAAAAGCAGGTATACGAGATATTAAATATATTGCGCCAAAGGTATGAACTTTCTGTATTAAACGCGAGTGAAGCTCTATCTGAAGCAGCTCAAACTATCTTTATAGATCAAGAGATGCAACTTACTCTTGATGGGGATGCACAATTGGAAGAAGAAGGCAGCTTTGCTGAAACTAGCGGTTTATCCTCTACTGAAACATATATCCTTGATGATAGGTCTAGATACGTTGAAGATAATACAAATCAAGAGTTCCAACCTCTCACGAGTGAGCAAATAGAACATACTTTACAAAAAACGAATTTAGAACTAGATGAGGTGCGTATTTTGTATTCCAATCAGAAAACCGATATGACTTGGTTAGTAACGAATTGGCTCACACTTGAGATTGAACGGAAATTTCTAATGGATGCTAGAATGACAGAGATTGGGGTAGCCTATCGCGGTAATGATATCTTACTTATTCTTCATTAA
- a CDS encoding YlbG family protein, with translation MELTTNERQGIIVWVYSLRHFKTLKRFGLIHYASRRMKYVVMYINQSDVEMTQKKLNELHFVRKVELSYRPFINLDFKDFFGKEKKSSNKEHSNKEDIEENKSSEAVF, from the coding sequence ATGGAGTTAACTACAAATGAAAGACAAGGAATCATAGTTTGGGTATATAGTTTAAGGCATTTTAAAACACTTAAACGTTTTGGGTTGATTCATTATGCTTCCCGACGGATGAAATATGTTGTTATGTACATCAATCAATCCGATGTAGAAATGACGCAAAAAAAATTAAACGAACTACATTTCGTTCGAAAAGTAGAACTGTCGTATAGACCTTTTATTAATTTAGATTTTAAAGATTTCTTTGGAAAAGAAAAAAAAAGTTCTAATAAAGAACATTCTAATAAAGAAGATATTGAAGAAAACAAATCTAGCGAGGCTGTCTTTTAA
- the rsmD gene encoding 16S rRNA (guanine(966)-N(2))-methyltransferase RsmD yields the protein MTKGRLKMRIITGEYGGRKLKAVPGNNTRPTTDKVKESIFNIIGPYFDGGACLDLFAGSGGLAIEAVSRGMDKAVLIDQDPLAIKTIKENINVTKEPGKFDVYRNDANRAIDLLKGNKKFDLLFLDPPYAKQEIEKQIEKIIDSGLLNDEAIIICEVDKRTHLKEKIGAATAYRNEIYGASQIVMYEYVSNTEETNE from the coding sequence ATAACGAAAGGAAGATTAAAAATGCGAATTATTACAGGTGAATACGGAGGCAGAAAATTAAAAGCTGTTCCTGGAAACAATACAAGACCAACGACAGATAAAGTAAAAGAATCTATTTTTAACATCATAGGACCGTATTTTGACGGAGGAGCTTGTTTGGATTTATTTGCTGGGAGCGGAGGTTTAGCAATCGAAGCTGTTTCTCGAGGTATGGATAAAGCTGTATTGATTGATCAAGATCCTTTAGCTATTAAAACAATCAAAGAAAATATAAACGTAACAAAAGAACCTGGAAAATTTGATGTCTATCGAAATGATGCTAATCGTGCTATAGATCTACTAAAAGGCAATAAAAAATTCGATCTTTTATTTTTAGATCCCCCATATGCTAAGCAAGAAATTGAAAAACAAATCGAAAAAATAATAGATTCTGGTTTATTAAATGATGAAGCCATTATCATTTGTGAGGTAGATAAGCGTACTCACTTAAAAGAAAAAATTGGAGCAGCAACAGCCTACAGAAATGAAATTTATGGAGCAAGTCAAATCGTCATGTATGAATATGTTAGTAATACGGAGGAGACAAATGAATAG
- the coaD gene encoding pantetheine-phosphate adenylyltransferase, with protein sequence MNRIALFPGSFDPFTNGHLDTVERASKLFDQVVIAVSTNTSKNALFSLEEKMTFIKNAVEHIENISVTEHSGGLTVDLAKRIGAVTLLRGLRNNADFEYESTIAAMNKVQHQEIETIFLMSNEKYRFLSSSLIKEVAMFGGDVSSLVPIGVNEAIKRKYKK encoded by the coding sequence ATGAATAGAATAGCTCTGTTTCCAGGAAGTTTTGACCCATTTACTAATGGACATTTAGATACTGTAGAAAGAGCTTCAAAGTTATTTGATCAAGTCGTAATAGCCGTTTCGACTAATACGTCGAAGAATGCTCTATTTTCTTTAGAAGAAAAAATGACTTTTATAAAAAATGCAGTAGAACATATTGAAAATATAAGTGTAACAGAGCATAGTGGTGGGCTGACTGTTGATTTAGCAAAAAGAATAGGTGCAGTAACTTTGTTAAGAGGGTTACGGAACAATGCCGATTTCGAGTACGAATCAACTATTGCGGCAATGAATAAAGTTCAACATCAGGAAATAGAAACGATATTTTTAATGTCAAATGAAAAATATCGTTTCTTAAGTTCAAGCTTGATCAAAGAAGTAGCGATGTTCGGAGGAGATGTTTCCAGTCTCGTCCCAATAGGTGTTAATGAAGCCATAAAAAGAAAGTATAAAAAGTGA
- a CDS encoding SepM family pheromone-processing serine protease: MNNKERKNRKSLFIVLIVFILAGMFMPIPYYIEGPGSAVHLNELVEVNNEKDQEEGHFMLTTVAIRRATPLTYFMKYMPFHEGLTKEKLFGTGTSDAEYTNLQNYYMTSSINSAVEMAYDAAGKSYQLTYNGVYIMSVLEGSNFDGKLEIGDTILSLDGQSFDSSVEFIEYVQQQKVGQIIEVAYERNGEKQTTSDKLMEMKETKKAGLGISLVDNTSIKTDIPVAINAGEIGGPSAGFMFALQIYTQLVDKDLREGNEIAGTGTIESDGTIGRIGGIDKKVVAASDEGATIFFAPDDTIDPVIQDNYPEMTSNYQEALKAAKEIDTEMKIIPVKTFQDAIDYLEKL; the protein is encoded by the coding sequence ATGAACAACAAAGAAAGAAAAAATCGTAAGAGTCTCTTTATTGTGTTGATTGTGTTCATTCTTGCTGGAATGTTTATGCCTATACCGTATTATATAGAAGGACCTGGTTCGGCTGTTCACTTAAATGAATTGGTAGAGGTCAACAACGAAAAAGATCAAGAAGAAGGTCATTTTATGTTGACCACTGTTGCTATTCGAAGAGCTACTCCTCTGACATATTTTATGAAGTACATGCCTTTTCATGAAGGACTGACTAAAGAAAAACTTTTTGGTACGGGTACTTCTGATGCAGAGTATACAAATCTACAAAATTATTACATGACCAGTTCAATTAATTCGGCTGTTGAAATGGCGTATGATGCAGCTGGAAAAAGCTATCAATTGACGTATAATGGCGTTTATATCATGTCCGTCTTAGAAGGTTCTAATTTTGACGGGAAGTTAGAAATCGGGGATACGATTCTTTCTCTTGATGGACAGTCTTTTGATAGTTCAGTTGAATTTATCGAATACGTGCAACAACAAAAGGTTGGTCAAATAATCGAAGTAGCCTATGAGCGTAACGGCGAAAAACAAACGACTTCCGATAAACTAATGGAAATGAAAGAAACTAAAAAAGCAGGTCTAGGTATCTCTTTAGTAGATAATACCTCAATTAAAACCGATATTCCGGTAGCTATAAATGCTGGAGAAATTGGTGGTCCATCTGCCGGCTTTATGTTTGCTCTACAGATTTATACGCAATTGGTCGACAAAGATCTGCGTGAGGGGAACGAAATTGCTGGTACTGGAACGATAGAATCAGATGGGACGATTGGCCGGATCGGTGGGATCGATAAAAAGGTTGTTGCGGCTAGTGATGAAGGAGCAACAATATTTTTTGCTCCAGACGACACTATTGATCCAGTAATACAAGATAATTATCCTGAAATGACCTCTAATTATCAAGAAGCACTTAAAGCGGCAAAAGAAATTGATACAGAAATGAAAATTATACCTGTTAAAACATTCCAAGATGCAATTGATTATTTAGAAAAATTATAG
- a CDS encoding helix-hairpin-helix domain-containing protein yields the protein MLKTGKEWLIKQRLFIEIGMLGCLILSIVGISFLFFKDANSVKEPSTMMSYLESENQSQSSIELNQIDQSSTSQTEKIYVDVKGAVYLPGVYEVTNDMRLIDAVNLAGGFSDKADQKPVNLSLKLTDQMVIFIPEIGEVGAEETVQETSAPSLEANIVTVTENTEEMTNSAKVNINLADAIQLQQLSGIGEKKAEQIVSYRQENGSFQTIEDLKNVSGIGEKTFEALKASVTVGND from the coding sequence ATGTTGAAAACTGGCAAAGAGTGGTTAATTAAGCAACGTTTATTTATTGAAATAGGTATGCTTGGCTGCCTGATCCTCAGTATAGTGGGCATCAGTTTTCTGTTTTTTAAAGATGCAAATTCAGTAAAAGAACCCTCAACTATGATGAGTTATTTGGAAAGTGAAAATCAGAGTCAGAGTTCAATAGAACTGAATCAAATAGATCAAAGTTCAACAAGCCAAACAGAAAAAATTTATGTGGACGTCAAAGGTGCAGTTTACCTTCCAGGAGTGTATGAAGTGACAAATGATATGCGCCTAATTGATGCCGTTAATTTAGCTGGAGGTTTTAGTGATAAGGCTGATCAAAAACCAGTAAACTTGTCGTTAAAATTAACAGACCAGATGGTTATATTTATTCCGGAGATCGGAGAAGTTGGAGCAGAGGAAACAGTCCAAGAAACTTCCGCACCTTCACTGGAAGCAAACATTGTTACAGTAACTGAAAATACAGAGGAAATGACAAATTCTGCAAAAGTGAACATCAACCTTGCAGACGCAATTCAGTTGCAGCAACTATCGGGGATAGGAGAGAAAAAAGCAGAACAAATTGTGAGTTATAGACAAGAAAATGGTTCTTTTCAGACAATTGAAGACTTGAAAAATGTGTCCGGCATTGGTGAAAAAACTTTTGAAGCATTAAAAGCGAGCGTGACAGTGGGCAATGATTAA